In one Pseudomonas sp. 31-12 genomic region, the following are encoded:
- the katB gene encoding catalase KatB, producing MTSTIGLGAFPHRRTLGVLTASLLSFSVHAATLTRDNGAAVGDNQNSQTAGANGPVLLQDVQLIQKLQRFDRERIPERVVHARGTGANGTFTVTDDLSDLTKAKVFSGGQSTPVFVRFSAVVHGNHSPETLRDPRGFATKFYTADGNWDLVGNNFPTFFIRDAIKFPDMVHAFKPDPRTNLDDDARRFDFFSHVPEATRTLTELYSNAGTPASYREMDGNGVHAYKLVNAKGEVHYVKFHWKSLQGINNLDPKAVTNVQGQDYSHMTNDLVSHINKGKFPKWDLYVQVLNPQDLYKFDFDPLDATKIWPGVPERKVGQMVLNRNPANVFQETEQVAMAPANLVPGIEPSEDRLLQGRVFSYADTQLYRLGANALQLPINAPKIAVNNGNQDGAMNIGHSSSGVNYQPSRLLPRDEPQTARYSQSVLSGSTQQAKIQREQNFKQAGDLYRSFSKKERKDLIESFGGSLATTDDESKHIILSFLYKADPEYGSGVTKVAKGDLSRVKALAAKLAD from the coding sequence ATGACTTCGACCATTGGCCTCGGGGCTTTTCCCCATCGGCGTACCCTTGGCGTGTTAACCGCCAGCCTGCTGTCCTTCTCCGTCCACGCAGCGACCCTGACCCGCGATAACGGTGCTGCCGTCGGCGACAACCAGAATTCGCAAACCGCCGGTGCCAACGGCCCGGTGCTGCTTCAGGACGTGCAACTGATCCAGAAACTCCAACGCTTTGACCGCGAACGAATTCCCGAGCGCGTCGTGCATGCCCGCGGCACCGGAGCCAACGGCACCTTCACGGTGACGGACGACCTGAGTGACCTGACCAAAGCCAAGGTGTTCTCTGGCGGTCAAAGCACCCCGGTGTTTGTGCGTTTCTCGGCGGTCGTCCATGGCAACCATTCGCCAGAAACCCTGCGTGATCCCCGTGGCTTTGCCACCAAGTTCTACACGGCGGACGGCAACTGGGACCTGGTCGGCAACAATTTCCCGACCTTCTTCATTCGTGATGCCATCAAATTCCCGGACATGGTCCACGCCTTCAAGCCGGACCCGCGTACCAACCTGGACGATGATGCCCGCCGCTTCGATTTCTTCTCTCATGTCCCAGAGGCCACCCGCACCCTGACCGAGTTGTATTCCAATGCCGGTACACCGGCCAGTTATCGGGAAATGGACGGTAACGGTGTTCATGCTTACAAGTTGGTGAATGCCAAGGGTGAAGTTCACTACGTGAAGTTTCACTGGAAAAGTCTGCAGGGGATTAATAACCTCGATCCAAAAGCAGTTACCAATGTTCAAGGTCAAGACTACAGTCATATGACTAATGATTTGGTGTCTCATATTAACAAGGGTAAGTTTCCGAAATGGGACTTGTACGTCCAGGTATTAAATCCTCAAGATTTGTACAAGTTTGATTTCGATCCATTGGACGCCACCAAAATCTGGCCCGGAGTTCCTGAGCGAAAAGTTGGACAAATGGTGTTGAACCGTAACCCGGCAAATGTCTTCCAGGAAACGGAACAAGTTGCCATGGCACCGGCCAATCTTGTTCCAGGTATCGAGCCTTCCGAAGATCGCTTATTACAGGGGCGGGTGTTCTCTTATGCCGATACTCAACTGTATCGCCTGGGCGCGAATGCACTGCAATTGCCGATCAATGCACCCAAGATCGCCGTGAACAACGGTAACCAGGATGGCGCGATGAACATCGGCCACAGCAGCAGCGGTGTGAATTATCAGCCGAGCCGTTTGCTGCCGCGTGACGAGCCGCAAACTGCGCGTTACAGCCAGTCGGTCCTGTCGGGCAGCACGCAGCAAGCGAAAATCCAGCGAGAGCAGAACTTCAAGCAGGCCGGGGATCTGTACCGCTCGTTCAGCAAGAAAGAACGCAAGGACTTGATCGAGAGCTTCGGCGGCTCACTGGCCACCACCGATGACGAGAGCAAGCACATCATCCTGTCCTTCCTTTATAAGGCCGACCCGGAATACGGGAGCGGCGTGACCAAGGTGGCCAAGGGGGATCTGAGCCGGGTCAAGGCACTGGCGGCCAAGCTGGCCGACTGA
- the mscL gene encoding large-conductance mechanosensitive channel protein MscL: MGVISEFKAFAVKGNVVDMAVGIIIGAAFGKIVSSFVGDVVMPPIGLLIGGVDFSDLAVTLKAANGDIPAVVLAYGKFIQSLIDFIIVAFAIFMGVKAINRLKREEAVAPTLPPVPTKEEELLSEIRDLLKAQNNQP, encoded by the coding sequence ATGGGCGTGATAAGTGAGTTCAAGGCCTTCGCGGTCAAAGGTAACGTGGTCGACATGGCCGTCGGTATCATCATTGGCGCTGCATTCGGCAAGATCGTTTCATCGTTTGTCGGCGACGTGGTAATGCCGCCAATCGGCCTGTTGATCGGTGGGGTGGACTTCAGTGACCTGGCCGTTACCCTCAAGGCAGCCAACGGCGATATCCCGGCGGTGGTGCTGGCTTACGGCAAGTTCATCCAGAGCCTGATCGACTTCATCATCGTCGCTTTTGCGATCTTCATGGGCGTCAAAGCCATCAACCGTCTGAAACGCGAAGAGGCCGTCGCGCCAACCTTGCCGCCGGTTCCAACCAAGGAAGAAGAGCTGTTGAGCGAGATCCGTGACCTGCTCAAAGCCCAGAACAATCAGCCCTGA